The candidate division KSB1 bacterium DNA segment ATTTGCATGTTCATTTTCGTGAGCCTGGGCGAGAGGATGAAGAGACGTTACTCAGTGGCGCAGCAGCGGCCATGGCTGGTGGCTTTACTGGCGTGTGCACCATGCCCAATACCCAGCCAGTCACGGATTCTCGGGAGATTGTTGAATTTATCAGAGAAACGGTCAAGGGACATCTCATCACGGTTTATCCTGTGGCGGCGATCACGCGCGGGCAGCGGGGCGAGGAACTGGTCGAAATGGCCGAACTTGTCGAGGCTGGTGTGGTGGCGTTCTCGGATGACGGCAAATCGGTAGCCAATAGCTTGGTGCTCCGGCGTGCGCTGGAGTATGCCCGAATGTTCAATATCCCGATCATCGAGCATTGTGAAGATGCCGCGCTAGCTCAGGAGGGCGTGATGCATGAGGGCTTTGTTTCAACCAACCTTGGATTGCCTGGTATTCCTTCCATCGCAGAGGATGTGATCGTCGCGCGGGACATTATGCTGGCGGAATATACAAAAAGCAAGATCCATATCGCCCATATTTCAACCAAAGGGGCTGTCGAACTGGTGCGTCGCGCGAAAGACAAGGGTATCGCCGTTACGGCCGAGGCCACCCCACATCATTTTTCGCTAACTGATGAGATGGTGACATCGTTCGATGCAAACTTTAAAATGAACCCTCCGCTGCGGAGCAGGGAACATGTCCAAGCAATTATAGAAGGATTAAAAGATGGCACGATCGATGCCATTGCCACCGATCATGCGCCACACTCAATTGAAGAAAAAGAAACAGAGTTTGCCGCAGCGCCGTTCGGTATCATTGGTTTAGAAACAGCAATTGGCTTGATTATTGAGAAGCTGATAAAGCCCAAAATTTTAAATTGGCAGCAAATGGCGGCGAAATTGTGTCTCAATCCTCATAGGATTCTTGGGCTGCCCGAGCCGCAGATCGCGATCGGCCAACCAGCCAATTTGACTATCATCGATCCAGATGCCACATGGCTGGTCGATAAAACCAAATTCAAATCACGTTCGAGGAACACACCGTTCCATGGTTGGCGACTGTCGGGCAAGGTTTTGGGTGTGGTGAATAATGGGCATTGTTTTTTTCAATAACGATCGGTGTAAAAGTTATGATTGGCAATCTGCAGTCAGAAGGCAGTAATCAGTAATCAGTAATCAGTTATCAGTTATCAGTTATCAGTTATCAGCTATCAGTTATCAAATATTAGCATTGTTCATTTGATTTGCAAGGAAATGAATAGCGATGGACCGCGCTCAGATTCATTCCAGGCGTACTGAAAAGATCTCGCCATTCATCGTGATGGAAGTGTTGGAGCGAGCGCAGCAGATGGAACGCTGTGGGGAACATATCGTTCATCTTGAGGTTGGCGAACCAGATTTTGCGACGCCGAGCAAAATCGTGGAAGCTGGTCAAGCTGCTTTGGCACGGGGTGAAACCCACTATACCCATAGCCTTGGCATCTGGCCGCTGCGCGAAGCCATTGCGGAGTACTATTCGAAAAATTATAGCATCAAAGTCTCTCCAGATCAGGTGATCGTTACCTCTGGAACCTCACCTGCCCTGCTTTTGGTGTTGTCGGCCATTTTGAACCCCGGGGACGAAGTGATCTGTGCCAATCCCA contains these protein-coding regions:
- a CDS encoding dihydroorotase, which translates into the protein MREILTTSHASGSAIGRAGLRSAQKILLRRGQIIDGSEKYQGRFDLLIIDGKIADLRPEISLASDFDGEIFDLRDKLLFPGFLDLHVHFREPGREDEETLLSGAAAAMAGGFTGVCTMPNTQPVTDSREIVEFIRETVKGHLITVYPVAAITRGQRGEELVEMAELVEAGVVAFSDDGKSVANSLVLRRALEYARMFNIPIIEHCEDAALAQEGVMHEGFVSTNLGLPGIPSIAEDVIVARDIMLAEYTKSKIHIAHISTKGAVELVRRAKDKGIAVTAEATPHHFSLTDEMVTSFDANFKMNPPLRSREHVQAIIEGLKDGTIDAIATDHAPHSIEEKETEFAAAPFGIIGLETAIGLIIEKLIKPKILNWQQMAAKLCLNPHRILGLPEPQIAIGQPANLTIIDPDATWLVDKTKFKSRSRNTPFHGWRLSGKVLGVVNNGHCFFQ